In the genome of Streptomyces lydicus, the window TCGTGTTCTCAACTGCTCCTCGGTGGGTGTCAGTTGATTTGGATGATTCGGACCCGGAGCCGCCGTCCGCCGGCGGCTCCGGCCCACGGGCGCAACGCCTCCACCCGCCGCACCCGTACCACTCTCCCGGAATTGGTCCTGCTGTGGAGGCCAATGACGGTACAGACTCTCCGCCAGTGGCATGGAGCAACAGGCACATGAGAGGCGACTGGCGTGGAGCAGGACAACAGGGATCGGCGCGAGCGCGAACTTCAGCGCTGTCACGAGGCGCACCCCACGGGCCCGATGGACCCGGCATACCCATACCCGGCAGTCGTACCGACGCCGCCGCGCGAGGGCGGGGTGAAGATCGCGCTCATGGACGCGGGGATCGGACTGCTGGCGGCGGCCGCCGCGGTACGCCGTCTGCGGCCCGACGCCGATCTCGTCCTGTCCTCCGATCCCGACGGCATGCCCTGGGGACCGCGCTCCGCGCAGGAGCTCACGGCCCGCGCCGTCACCGTCGCCGAAGCGGCTGCCGCACACCGTCCCGATGTGCTGATCGTCGCCTGCAATACCGCTTCCGTGCACGCCCTACCCGCCCTGCGTGCCCGTCTGGAGCCGGATCTGCCCGTCATCGGGACCGTCCCGGCGGTCAAACCGGCCGCCGCGGGAGGCGGGCCGATCGCCGTCTGGGCCACCCCCGCGACCACAGGCAGCCGCTACCAGCGCGGTCTCATCGAGGAGTTCGCGGCTGATGTGAGTGTCACCGAAGTGCCGTGCCCCGGGCTCGCCGACGCCGTCGAGTGCGCGGACGAAGTGGCCATCGCACGTGCGGTCGCCGTCGCCGCGGAGCGCACGCCGGACGAGGCAAGAGCAGTCGTCCTGGGCTGCACCCACTACGAGCTCATCGCCGCACACATCCACGCGGCCCTGCAGCGCCCCGGTCGGCCCCCGCTCGCTCTGTACGGTACGGCCGATGCGGTCGCCGCCCAGGCGCTGCGCCGGATCGGTGAGCAGCCCACCTCTGGGACCCCTGGCGAGGGCACTCTGACCGTGATCCTCAGCGGGCGCGAGGAGGAACTTCCGCCGGCGGCATGGGCGTACGGCGAAGGCCGGCTGCTGCAGGCGGGCCGCCGCCGTCGAGACCGGCTCCTCCTGTCGCCGGGCGTTCGTCAGTGAGCATCCTTGCTGCTCGCGGACTTCGGAGGCGGTGGCCGTGCGGGCGTTTGCGTACGGGGACGGCGCCCCTTCGTCAGCGGCGCCGGTCCGCCGCGGCGTGCCGACTACCCTTGCCGTATGACGATGCACAAGACCGTCCAGGTACGTGTCGACGCGATGCTCGAGGACCTCAGGACACTCGTCGAAACCGAGTCCCCTTCGCGCGATCTCGACTCCTTGACGGCATCGGCCAAAGCTGTCGCGGCCATCCTGGAGAACCGCCTCGGCGGGCGGGCCGTCCTCGTGGAGAGCGCAGCCGGGCCGCACGTCCACTGGTCAGGGGGCGGCGATCCCGCCGTACTGATCCTCGGTCACCACGACACGGTGTTTCCGCTCGGTACCCTTGAACGCCGACCGTTCAGGGTTGCAGACGGTCATGCCACCGGCCCCGGGGTCTTCGACATGCTGGGCGGGCTGGTGCAGGCCATTCATGGCCTGGCGACGCTCGACGACCGGTCGGGCGTCGAGATCCTGGTGACCGCGGACGAAGAGGTCGGCTCCGGTTCTTCCCGCGCTCTCCTCGAAGAGCGAGCCCTTGCCTGTGGCGCGGTGCTCGTGGTGGAGGGTGCCGCTGACGGCGGAGGCTTGAAGACCGGCCGCAAGGGCTGCGGCACGTACCGGATCTCCATCGCGGGCCGGGCGTCGCACGCGGGTCTGGAACCCGCGGCCGGGGTCAATGCCTTGATCGAAGCCGCCCATCAAGTACTGGATATCGCAGCGCTCAACCGCCCCGACATCGGTACGACCGTTACCCCGACCGTCGCCTCCGCGGGAACCCTGGACAACGTCGTTCCCGCCGAGGCGACCGTCATCGTCGACGTCAGGGTCGAGTCGGACGGCGAGAAGGAACGCATCGAAGCCGCGTTCGCGGCACTGGCTCCGCATCTTGATGAGGTGCGGATCACGGTTCACGGAGCTGTCAGCCGACCGCCGATGCCCGAGTCGGCTTCGTCCGAGCTCTTCGCGGTGGCACAACGGTTGCTTCCTGATCTGGAAGGCACGGCAGTCGGTGGCGGAAGCGACGGCAACTTCACGGCCGCGCTGGGGGTGCCCACACTTGACGGCCTTGGGGCAGTCGGGGGCGGTGCCCACGCCGATCACGAGTACCTGGTGGTCGACGCCATGGCCGAGCGGGCCCACCTGGTTGCCGGACTGGTGAACGCGTTGCAGAACAAGGAGCAGAAAGAGCAGGGATGAGGAGGGGGAGGGGAGGCGGAGAGCGAAGGGAGACGGAGAGGGAGCGTGTGCGCGACCCGGGCCGTGCGCTGCGTGCGTTGTTCGCCGGGTGTCAGGGTGCCTTGAAGAGAGCCGGGAAGCGGGGAGCGAGCCAGGGCTTGCGGCCTCGGACGAGGATATGGCCCCGGGCGAGGGCGCTCCACTGGCCGCGGCGTCCGAGTGCCATCAGGAGGAAGGTGACCGGTTCGATGAGGATGGTGCAGTCCGGGCGGGCCGACGGCGGTGAGCCAACGGATACCGCTCCGTTGGTCACTGTCACGCCGAAGCGGGCACCACTCCACAAGCGGATCGCGTAGCCGGCGGTGAGCCCGGCTGTGCGGGAGGTGTCGGTCACCCGCGGCATGGCTGTGACCAGGAACGGCAGGGTCAGCTCGACCCGGGCGCGGTCGATCATGTGCGGACGGCCCAGTGCACGGGCGAGGTCGTAACCGTGGCCGAGCATGTGCGTCAGCAGGTATGACCCCAGCACGGCAGGGGACATCGGGCCCAGCGGGGTGACGACCGTTTCTTCCGTGGGGCCCTCGTCCCATGTCTTCAGGTAAGCATCGGCCTGCGCCACGATCATCGCGGCCAGTGGCTCGGCCCTCCGCTCGTCGAACTCGGCGAGTGCTCGCTCATTTGCCGCGGCGAGGCTCTGCGGGGTGCCGTCCCCGTAACTGCGTGCCTGTCCGGCCGCAATGTCGGCCATGAGTTCATTGGCCTGCGCCAGATGCGCTGCCGCCTCCCCGACGTTCCACTCCGACCCGGGAATCGGAAGCCCCGTGTCGGCGCCCTGACGCAGCAGCGCGGCGATGTCCCCGGCGGTCTCGCGTATGGCCACACCGAGGCCGTCGGGCAGTTTGCCCGGTACATCCTTGTCCTGCCGGTCGGGCAGCGCGTCCGGTACGTCCTGCCCAGCCACTGATTCCACGCCGTTCCACTCCTCGGTCTCGTGTCCGCGCCCGTGCCTCTGCCCGTCCTCGGGCCCGTGCCTGTGCCTGTGCCTGTGCTCGTGTCCGTGCCTGATGTTTGCGCCACCGGGCGGCCGTAGGCGTTGCGGCGTTGCTGACCACCGGTGCTGACCACCGGGGCTACGGAGATCACGGGGACCACCGGGACCACGGGGAGCATGGGGAGTACAGGAGACCAGGCAACCGTCGCTGCGACAAGACCAGGAGCTTCCCCACTACGGCCTTTCCTCGTCGAATATTGCGGGCGCGCGTGATGCCACCGCTGACACGATCGATGGCATGAAGGTACTTGTGCTCGGGGCGACAGGGACGGTCGGCAGTGCCGTTGTCCGTGCGTTGGAGGCGTCTCATCAGGTGGTGAAGGCGTCGCGCGGCGGGCCGGTGAAGGTGGATCTGGAGGATCCCCTCTCCTTGGACGCATTGTTCGCGGAGACGTCGGACTTCGACGCGGTGGTGTGCTGTGCCGCCGGCGGCCCGTTGGTGGACCTGGAGTCAGTGTCGGACGAGGAGATCGCCGCCGGAGTGCGCGGCAAGCTGCTGGGACAGGTCGCGCTGGCCCGGCGCGCCGTGCGTCATCTCCGGGAGGGCGGCTCGATCACCTTGACCGGGGGTACGTTCTCCGCTCCCCTGGCGGGCGGATCGCTGGGGGCCCTCATCAACGCAGGGCTGGAAGGCTTCGTCCGCAACGCGGCCGACGAGCTGCCGCGAGGCCTGCGAATCAATCTCATCAGCCCTGGCTGGATCAAGGAAACCCTGGAGAGCATGGGTGTGGACGGGGCTGACGGTATTCCGGTCTACGAGGTGGCCCGGGTGTATGTGGAGGCCGTGGAAGGCGTCGCGCAAGGGCAGACCATACGTCCGTGACGTCCATCCTGGCTGCCCGCTGCCCGCTGCCCGCTGCCCGCTGCCCGCTGCCCGCTGCCCGCTGCCCGCTGCCCGCTGCCCGCTGCCCGTGAGGGGGACAGGGGCAGGGTGCTGCCGCCGTAGGCGTCGTCGGTCCGCATCGTTGAGAGCAGGGTGGGCCCGCTCGGTCGCGGTCGTTCGGGCCCACCCTTTCCCGGCATTCCGGCATTCCGGCATTCCGGCGTTCCGCATTCCGGTACGTCGGTATGCCGGTTCAGTCGTTGCAGGTCGTGAAGTTCGGGCTGGTCTGGGCCAGGTAGATGCTGGACCGGCCCTGCTCGTCACTCTTCAGCGGGACGGTGACGGTGTCCCTCGCCTTCCACGGGAACCCGCTCGCGTCGAAGGTCCATTCACCGGTCACCTTGGTCGCCAGCTCCGACAGTGCCACCCACCCGTACTGGTGCGACGGAACGGTGATCGTCAGGCTGTTGCCGAGATCTTCACGCACGTCATAGGTGACCTGACCGGAAATGGTGAGGCTGACGCTGGTCTGCACGGGGCTCGCGGCACCCGTTCCGAGGCCGGAGGTGAAGGTCACTCCGAGCTGGCTCGACCAGCCGGTGGAGGTGTTCAGGGAGAACGTCCACGGCACCGGCGCCTCGGTGCCGTTGAACCAGACGGGGGAGACGCACTTCTTCGGCAGTGGCTCGGCAGGTGCCTGGGAGCCCTTGGTCCACGAACAGGTGGAGCTGTCCTTCTGGCAGCGCTTCGACGCGTAGTCGACGGCGGCCTTGAGCGCCGCTTCGCCCGCGCTGCTCGGGATCTTCCACTGCTGTGCCTTGGTGCCGTTGCAGCCGTAGGTCTGCGTCCAGGCGTCGTCGTACTGCGCGGCGCGGACCACGTCGAGGCACTTGTCGTCCCCGGCGCTTCGGATCATGAAGGTGTCCGTGGCGCCGTTGACGGGCTGGAAGTACCAGCGCTGCGAGGAAGAGCCGGAGCAGGACTGCTGTCTGAGCGGGAGCCCGGCCTCGACGCACTTGCCGGTGTCGCCGTTGACGAGGGCGAAGGCCGAGTCGGATCCCTGGATGCGGGCATCCCACTTCTGGTGGTAGCCCGGCGCGGAGTTGGTGACGATGAAGACGCCGTCTCCGGTGTTGCCGTTCTGCACATCCAGGTTCCGGCCGCCGTTGACCGACGTGAACGTCAGGCAGGACAGCCCCGAGCAATGGTCTGCGGTCTGCGCCACAGCGGTCTGCGCCACAGCGGCCTGGGCGACGACGAGGCCGAGAGTGATACCGAGAGTGGCGATGAGCATGGTGAACGCTGTGGATAAGACCGCTGATCTGGGCGGCTTCATTCCGGTGCAACTCCTCTGTCCGACTGCGGTGTTGGTGGTGCATTCCACCTTGTTGACCGCACTATCGCTGCTACCGACGACTTTGAGTAGGGCGCCGCCCTCGGGGCGGAAGGCGAAGCGCGGCTGCATGCTCCTCAGCTCGACCGGACGCAGTCGGGAGGCCGGGCCGCCGCCGTGAGCACGCGCGCCAGAGTCGTAGCCGAACAGCCGAACAGCCGAACAGCCCTGAACCATCGCGGAAGGACACATGGTGGGATCCAGCTTCTTCGTCAGCGCCGACCAGCCGAACGGCGCCTGCTGGCCGTTCTCGACCGACCAACTGACAGACACCATCAGCAGGTTGTGGCCAGGCAGTGCCCTGGCAGGCGGGCACGGCAGTGTCGTGGAAATGGACATCTGCGTCGATGACCGGACACTGACCTTCGACTGGGACGCGGCACACCAGGTGCTCCGCTTCCCCGACCAGGATCCCCTCGCCGAACCGGCCCGCATCGTGCACCGACTGCTGCGAGAGGTTGCACCCGATGTTCCCGTCGTCTGGTGGACCGAGTGCGACGCGACGCTGGAACCGATCGTCCTGTCGCCCGATCCCGAGACATTCATACGCGAGTTCGTCGGCTGACCCACACCCCGGACTCTCACGTTGCCGCCCGCAATGAATGAGCCCCGGCCTGAGTGGGACGACGCGCCCGAGTGGGTTCGGGTACTCCACAGCTGTGGCGGGCAAGGTCCGTCCCCACAACGGGAGTTCGGGCGCCATCGCTTTGGCTAATCTGCAGGGATGACCACCGACCTGACCCTGCTCACGTATGTCGCCTACCGCGGAGTGGAGGTCACCGCGCCCCGGCTCCGCGGCCTCCTTGCGCTGCTCGCGGGCGATTTGCGTACGGGCTGCAGCACCGAACGGCTGGTGGAAGGGCTGTGGCCGGACGCGCTGCCGGAGCGGCCGGGCAAGGCGGTGCAGGTCCTGGTGTCCAGGGCGCGGGCGCAGCTGGGCACCGGTGTCCTCGTCAGCACGCCGAACGGATACCGGCTCGCCCTCGCCGACGATCAGGTCGACAGCTCCGCCCTGCTGCTGCACGCCGCCGCCAGTGCGGACCGGGCCAGGGCCGGGGACCACGCGGGATCGCTGACCGCGGCCGAGGCCGGGCTCGCGCTGTGGGAAGGCACCTCCGACGGGGACGCCGGCGCCGGTGACCCCGTAGCCGCGTTGCGCGCCGAGCGGGTCCCCGTCCGCGGCACCCTCGCCCGCGCGCGGGCGCTCGCGCTCGCCCGCCTCGGGCGGCACGCAGAGGCGGCCGGACCGCTGGCCCTCGCCGCCGCGGAGCATCCGCGTGACGAGGAGCTGCTTGCCGAGCTGCTGCGCGGTGAGGCGGCGACGGCGGGCCCGTCCGCCGCGCTGGCACGGTACGAGGGGTACCGCCGTGAGCTGCGCGACGAGCTCGGCACGGATCCGGGCGCCGGGCTCAAGGCCGTACAGCAGGAGCTGTTGTGCGGCGAGGCACCTGCGGTCAGGCACGGCGTGCCGCACGAGCCGAACCCGCTGCTGGGGCGGGACGAGGACATCGCGGCGGTGGCGCGGCTGCTGCGCACCTCCCGCGCGGTCACCGTCGTCGGTCCCGGCGGTCTCGGCAAGACCCGGCTCGGGTACGCCGTGAGCCGCCGGGCCGAGCAGCGCGTGGTGTATGCCGTACCGCTCGCCGGCATCACCGCGGACGAGGACGTGGCAGCGGAGGTGGCCTCCGCGCTCGGTGCGGGCGAGGGGCGGCACGGCACCGTGAGCGGCCACGCCCCGGCCGACCCGCTGACCGGAATCCTCGGTGCGCTCGGCTCCGGGCCCGCTCTGCTGGTGCTGGACAACTGCGAGCAGGTCATCCGGGGCGCCGCCGCCCTCGTACAGGACCTGGTCTCGTCCTCGAAGGACCTGCGGGTGCTCGTCACCAGCCGGGCCCCGCTGGGACTCACCTCGGAGGCGGTGTACGCGCTGCCGGAGCTCGGCCTGGACACCTCGGTCGAGCTGTTCGCGCAGCGGGCCCGGGCCGCCCGGCCCGGTGTGGAGCTGCCGTCGGACACAGTGGCCGCGCTGTGCCGCCAGCTCGACGGACTGCCGCTCGCCGTGGAGTTGGCCGCGGCGCGGGTGCGGGTGCTGTCGGTGCCGGAGATCGCCCGCCGTCTCGGCGACCGGTTCGCGCTGCTGCGCGGCGGGGCGCGTGATGCGCCGGAGCGCCATCGCACGCTGCACGCGGTCGTGGAGTGGAGCTGGAACCTGCTCGCCACGGACGCCAGGGCGGCGCTGCGCACGCTGGCCGTCTTCCCCGGTGGCTTCTCGGGCGAAGCGGCGGAGCAGGTGCTGGGCGGAGAGGCGCTGTCTCTGCTGGAGCAGGTGGCCGGTCAGTCGCTGCTCACCGTCGCCGACACCCCGGCCGGCGTGCGGTTCCGGATGCTGGAGACCGTGCGGGAGTTCAGCGCGGCCCGGCGGGCGGAGGCGGGCGGGGAAGAGGAGGCCGTCGGCCGATTCCTGGCCTGGGCACGGGACTTCGGGGTGGCGTACCACGACTGGGTCTTCGGTCCGGAACCGCGGACTGCCTGGGAACGGATCAGGGCCGAGCAGGACAACCTCGTGGCGGCCCTGCGGTACGCCCTGGCCCGTACGGATGGCCCCGCCACCGCCGCCGTCACCGCCGTTCTCGCCGCGCTGTGGACCACCGATTCCCACTACTCCCGTCTCGCTGCCCTCGCGGCCGACACCGGCCCGCCGCTGTCGCACTACCGCCCCGAGCCCGAATACGTCGAAGTGGCCCGCGCGGCCACGGTGTTGTGCATGGCAAGCCTGCTCATGGACCACGGCCCGCACGCCGGCGTCACCCGCCAGCTCGTCACCCTCCGGCGGCTGCCCCCGGCCCCGCCGGACACGCTGCTGCGCGCCATCGCGGCAGTGCTGAGCGCGGTCCCCGAGATGCTGCCTCCCGACTACGAAGTGCTGCGCACGTTCTGCGACAGCGAGCGGCCGCTCGTCGCCGGCATCGCCGAATGCGTCGCCACCTACATCTGGGAGTACGCGCACGACATCGACCGCGCGCTCGCCTCGGCCCGCCGGATGACCGACGCACTGGCAGCGGTCGACAATCCGGCCCTGCAGCTCGTGGGCCATTCCCGGCTGAGCGAGCTGTGCTTGAGGACGGGGCAGGGCGAGGCCGCGTACCGGCACCTCAAGGCGGCGCTCGAAGCGCTGCCGCGGCTCGGCGACGAGCACGACTACATCGGCATCCGCTCGGCCCTCGCCCTCGCCTGCCTGCAGCGCGGCGACCCCGACGAGGCCGAGCACTGGCTGCGGCAGGCCGAGGGCGACAACACCCCGCGGCAGGACCCCTTCTACAGCCCCGATCCCGGCGTGCGCGCCGAGATCGCGCTCGCCCGCGGGCTGACGGAGGCCGGACTCGGCCTGTGGCGCAGCGCCGTGGAGCGGATGCCCGAGGAGGGCTCGACGTACAGCGGCGACCCCTGGCTCGACCCGTGGGCGCTGCAGCTTCAGGCGGCGGCGGTGACCGCACACGCGCACGCCGGCCGTCTCGAACTCGTCGCGGGGACGGCCGGCCGGCTGTGGCAGCGGCTGCGAATTCTGCTCACCGGCCCCGCCCGCTCGCCCGTGGAGCTCCCCGTGTTGGGGACGGTGCTGCACGCGCTCGGCGTGGCGGGGCTCGCGTCCGACGGCGCCGGCGCCGGTGCCGGTGCCGTACGGATGATCGCGCTGGCCGAACGGCTGCGGGTGCTGCGCGAGTTCCAGCCGACGATGTCGGCGGCCCGTGCCCGGCAGGCGGCCGAGGACGCCGACCGGGCGGCGTACGCCGACGCGGTGTCGGAGTACGCCGCCCTGGGGCGGGACGAGCTGCGGGAGGCAGCCCGTGCGCTCATTTCGGGTCGCGGTGGAACAGTGACGTCGACCAGCAGTACCCGAGCGCGGCCAGCCCCAGGCACCAGACAATCGTGATCCACCAGTTGTTGCCGATCTCGCTGCCGAGCAGCAGGCCGCGCAGTGTCTCGATGGCGGGCGTGAACGGCTGGTATGCGGCGATCGGCTGGAACCAGCCCGGCATCGCGTCGACCGGTACGAAGGCGCTGGAGAGGAAGGGGAGGATGATCAGCGGCAGTGCATTGTTGCTTGCCGCCTCGGCGTTCGGGCTGGCCAGGCCCATCCCGACGGCGAGCCAGGTGAGTGCCATGGCGACCAGCACGAGCAGCCCGAACGCCGCCAGCCAGTCCAGGACCGTGGCGTGTGTGGACCGGAAGCCGATGGCCACGGCGACGGCCCCGACGAGGACCACGCTGATGACCGCCTGCAGCACGCTGCCGACCACATGCCCGATGAGCACCGATCCGCGGTGGATCGCCATCGTACGGAAGCGGGCGATGATGCCCTCGGTCATGTCCATGGAGACGGACACCGCGGTCCCGGCCGGGGTGGCGCCGATGGTCATCATCAGGATGCCCGGAACGAGATAGGCGAGGTACCGGGAGCGGTCGGCGCCGCCACCACCGATGCCCGCACTCATCACACCGCCGAAGACATAGACGAAGAGCAGCAGCAGGACGATCGGTGTCAGCAGGATGTTGAGGGTGAGCGACGGGTAGCGCCGTGCGTGCAGGAGGTTGCGGCGCAGCATCGTGGACGAGTCGCGTACGGCGAGGGAGAGGGAGCTCATCGGACGGACTCCTCCGTCTGGTAGGGGACGTCGGCGCCGCTGGTCAGGGCGAAGAAGACGTCGTCGAGGCCAGGGGTGTGCACGGTCAGCTCGTCCGCCTCCGTACCGGCCGAGTCCAGCCGGCCGAGGAGGGCGCGCAGCTCGCGCTGGCTGCCGTCGCAGGGGATCCGCAGCGTGAGGGTTGCGTCGTCGCGCGGCGCCTCGCGCAGCGCGGCGGCGGCGGTCCGGTACGCGGCCGGGTCGGTGAACCGCAGCCGCACGTGCCCGCCGGGGACGAGCCGCTTCAGCTCGTCGGCGGTCCCCTCGGCGGCGATCTTGCCGTCGCTCAGCACTGCGATGCGGTCGGCGAGCTCGTCGGCCTCCGCCAGGTACTGGGTGGTGAGGAAAACGGTGACGCCGCCGGAGACCAGCTCGCGGATGATCCCCCACATGGTGTGGCGGCTGCGTGGGTCGAGGCCGGTGGTGGGCTCGTCGAGGAAGATGATCCGCGGGTTGCCGACCAGCGTCATGGCGATGTCGAGGCGGCGTTTCATGCCGCCGGAGTAGGTGGCGGCGGGCTTCTTCGCGGCCTCCGCCAGGTCGAAGCGCTCCAGCAGCCCGGTGGCGGTGCGGCGGCCCTCGCGGCGGGAGAGGTGGTGCAGGTCCGCCATGAGGAGCATGTTCTCCTCGCCGGTGATCAGGCCGTCTACGGCGGAGAACTGCCCGGTGACGCCGATCACTTCCCGTACGGCCTGTGGGTCGGCGGCCAGGTCGTGGCCGCCGACGCGCAGGTCGCCGGCTTCGGCGGTGACGAGGGTGGAGAGGATCTTGACGGCGGTGGTCTTGCCGGCGCCGTTCGGGCCGAGCAGCGAGAAGACGGTGCCGGCCGGCACCGCCAGGTCGATGCCGTCGAGGACCGTCTTGTCCCCGTAGGCCTTGCGCAGCCCCTTGGCCGCGATGGCGAGAGAGCGCGATGTCGGTGTCGTCATGCCGCAGAGAGTGCGGCAGGGCGCATTCAGCGCGGATTCAGAAGGGTTTCAGCGCTCTGGGAGCGGGGGTTGCGCCGGTTCCTGAAACCGACAGCTGCCCGGGACGGGCCGTCAGGCCCGCCGGGCCCCAGCCCCTTCTGGTGACGGCGGTTGCGCCGGGTGTGCCGGTCGTGCCGGTCGTGCCCGGCTGTCCGTTGGCTCACCGGCCTCACTGGGCTCACCGGCCTCACCCAGCTCACCGGCCTCACCCGGCCAGGTCGGCGGCTTTGAGCTCACGTCGGGCGAGGACGTCCGCGCAACGGTCGTCCATCTGTCGCAGTGCGTCGCGGCGGTCCCGTCGGGAGAGCCGGTCGAGATAGGTGTGCCCGAGGAGGTGATCGGTCTCGTGCTGCAGACACCGGGCGAAATATCCGCTTCCCTCGATCACGAGGGGAGCGCCGTCCTTGTCGAAGCCACGCACGACGGCACGATCGGTCCGCGGGACCGCTATGGCGGCACCGGGCACGGACAGGCACCCTTCGACGTCGTCGACGAGCCGGCGGTGGCCGGCCTCGGGCTGGTCGAGAACGGGGTTGAGGATGTGGCCGACATGCCGGACTCCGTCGTCGTCCGGGCAGTCGTACACGAACAGCCGCAGGTCGACACCGACCTGATTGGCAGCCAGGCCGGCGCCGTCGGCCACCCACATGGTCAGGAACATGTCGTCGATCAGCGCCGACAGCTCGGCGGTGCCGAACTCGGTCACCTCACGGCATCGACGGTTGAGGATTTCCTCGCCCACCCTCGTGATACGGCGTACCGAACCCCGGCCGGCTTCCGGAGACAGGGCCGGGCAGGAGTCGACCGGCACGCCCTGGACACGGACCCGCCGGTCGGTGGCGCGAGGTTGCTCGTGAGGAAGGGGCATCGTGGTTTTCCTTCGTATTTCGTATGGGGCCAAGGAGGCATCGACGGCCGAAGTCGGCACGAGGGACGGCCGGTTGCGAAGTCCTTTGCAAAGTAGCAGACTTTGCAAAGTGACTGAAGAACACGTCGACCGCCCGAGCGCCCGTCCCGCCACGGCCGGTCCGGGATTGCGCGAGCACGAGGTCCGCACCGCCCTGCTCGACCTGCTTGCCGAGGTCGGCGCCGCCACGGCGACCGAGGCGGCGGCCCGGCTGGGCTACAGCTCCGGACTCTGCTCATTCCACCTGCGGCAGCTCGCCCGCCACGGCCACATCGAAGAAGCCCCGCACGGCGGAGGCCGCGCACGCCCTTGGCGTCTGTGCCGGCCGACTGCCGCATCCGACCCGTCCGACCCGTCCGACCCGTCCGACCCGTCCACGGAGGATTTCGGCGACCTCGCCCGCGGCCTGGAGGACGAGAGCTGGCAGCACTGGCTCGACCAGCGAGAGCAGGCACCGGCCGAGTGGCGCAGCGATGAAGCGTTCAGTGCCGTCGCCTATCTGACACCCGAGGAGATGAGCCGGCTGGCAGCGGTGATCCGAGGGGCACTCGCCCCCTATCAGGAGCGCGATCACCGGCCTCTGGCTCGCCCCGAGGGCGCCCGGCCGGTCGCCCTCATCACCCGGCTGTTCCCCCTGCTTCCCCACCCGGCGGACGACGCGGACGAGAGCTGAGAAGCCGAGGTCCGTCCGCGGCGGCGCGAGGGCCTGTGGCTCCGCGCTGATACCCCGGTCCGGGACGGGCGGACGCGGGCGTCACCTTCGAAATCAGAGCTGCTGATCCAGGTGCACGGTGGTGGGGGAGAAGCCCGCAGCTCGGTAGAACTCACCGGCGTCCGCGTTGAAGTGCCAGACATCCGTGACAAGACGTCGGCAGCCTGCCGCGCGTCCCACTTCACGTACGGCGTCGAGCAGCGCTGCGCCGACACCGCTACGGGCGGCTTCGGGGACCACGGCGATCTGATCCAGCGACACGATGACCTCTGAGTGCGTCAGAGCAGTGCCGGGCCGGTTCTTGACTCGGGCGAGAGCGTATCCGAGGGCTTCGCCTTCCGCCCCGTCGGCGACGAGCACGGTGACGGAGGGATCGGCGATCCGAGCGCGGAAGAAGGCTTCGACGGCATCCGTCTCCGGGGAGTCGACGAACAGGTCGGGACGGTGTTGTGTGTGCGGGGCATGAACGAT includes:
- a CDS encoding RICIN domain-containing protein yields the protein MLIATLGITLGLVVAQAAVAQTAVAQTADHCSGLSCLTFTSVNGGRNLDVQNGNTGDGVFIVTNSAPGYHQKWDARIQGSDSAFALVNGDTGKCVEAGLPLRQQSCSGSSSQRWYFQPVNGATDTFMIRSAGDDKCLDVVRAAQYDDAWTQTYGCNGTKAQQWKIPSSAGEAALKAAVDYASKRCQKDSSTCSWTKGSQAPAEPLPKKCVSPVWFNGTEAPVPWTFSLNTSTGWSSQLGVTFTSGLGTGAASPVQTSVSLTISGQVTYDVREDLGNSLTITVPSHQYGWVALSELATKVTGEWTFDASGFPWKARDTVTVPLKSDEQGRSSIYLAQTSPNFTTCND
- a CDS encoding glutamate racemase — translated: MKIALMDAGIGLLAAAAAVRRLRPDADLVLSSDPDGMPWGPRSAQELTARAVTVAEAAAAHRPDVLIVACNTASVHALPALRARLEPDLPVIGTVPAVKPAAAGGGPIAVWATPATTGSRYQRGLIEEFAADVSVTEVPCPGLADAVECADEVAIARAVAVAAERTPDEARAVVLGCTHYELIAAHIHAALQRPGRPPLALYGTADAVAAQALRRIGEQPTSGTPGEGTLTVILSGREEELPPAAWAYGEGRLLQAGRRRRDRLLLSPGVRQ
- a CDS encoding M20 family metallopeptidase, producing the protein MTMHKTVQVRVDAMLEDLRTLVETESPSRDLDSLTASAKAVAAILENRLGGRAVLVESAAGPHVHWSGGGDPAVLILGHHDTVFPLGTLERRPFRVADGHATGPGVFDMLGGLVQAIHGLATLDDRSGVEILVTADEEVGSGSSRALLEERALACGAVLVVEGAADGGGLKTGRKGCGTYRISIAGRASHAGLEPAAGVNALIEAAHQVLDIAALNRPDIGTTVTPTVASAGTLDNVVPAEATVIVDVRVESDGEKERIEAAFAALAPHLDEVRITVHGAVSRPPMPESASSELFAVAQRLLPDLEGTAVGGGSDGNFTAALGVPTLDGLGAVGGGAHADHEYLVVDAMAERAHLVAGLVNALQNKEQKEQG
- a CDS encoding maleylpyruvate isomerase family mycothiol-dependent enzyme, with amino-acid sequence MAGQDVPDALPDRQDKDVPGKLPDGLGVAIRETAGDIAALLRQGADTGLPIPGSEWNVGEAAAHLAQANELMADIAAGQARSYGDGTPQSLAAANERALAEFDERRAEPLAAMIVAQADAYLKTWDEGPTEETVVTPLGPMSPAVLGSYLLTHMLGHGYDLARALGRPHMIDRARVELTLPFLVTAMPRVTDTSRTAGLTAGYAIRLWSGARFGVTVTNGAVSVGSPPSARPDCTILIEPVTFLLMALGRRGQWSALARGHILVRGRKPWLAPRFPALFKAP
- a CDS encoding short chain dehydrogenase, with translation MKVLVLGATGTVGSAVVRALEASHQVVKASRGGPVKVDLEDPLSLDALFAETSDFDAVVCCAAGGPLVDLESVSDEEIAAGVRGKLLGQVALARRAVRHLREGGSITLTGGTFSAPLAGGSLGALINAGLEGFVRNAADELPRGLRINLISPGWIKETLESMGVDGADGIPVYEVARVYVEAVEGVAQGQTIRP